In the Ranitomeya imitator isolate aRanImi1 chromosome 2, aRanImi1.pri, whole genome shotgun sequence genome, GTGCACCTGCAAAGCAAAGCCTACTGCCTGCCTCCCCAGAAGCCAGTGGAAAGTGCTGCAGATGCTGGATACAGCAGGTATCTGGGTACAACAAAATATTGTCCCTCAGCACTAATGATCTGGTCACttgtttcctagaaaaaatcaaccatatGTCAGGACATTTTCATACAGTCCCATCAGAGCCTAGATCTCTTTTCCtctcgcacctcaagctcactgttGAACCTGTTGCAGAAGAAGTTACCAGGCTCTTGGCTTCTTCTCTCCCTACATCATGCATCAATGACCTTATTCCCTCACATCTTTGTCTTTCACCCCGGCTGTGATTACCTACCTAACTAAAATATTGACAGTCTTTCTTCTGGTAACTGCCCTCTTCATTCAAGCATGCCATCATAATCCCTCTactaaaaaaaaagacaaaaaaataaaaaccatcCCTTGACCAGAAGTTCGCTGTTAAGTATAGACATGTCTcaccttcccttcatctctaaactcctagaACGCCAGGTCTGCTCctatctaatccgctatctctcagatcactCTGTTCTTCACCCTTTACAATccagtttctgctctttacactctctaCTGATTCTGCCCTCCCTAAAGTCTCTAGTGATCTACCACCTAAATCTAATGGTCCCTGCtggttctcctggatctctctgcagcattggaCACAGTGGATATACTCCTCTCTATCGACCTcagggacaccgttctctcctggttctcctcctacctctctgacccctccgtgttttttttttttttttgcaggttctTATTCCTTTAATCTTCCTCTTTATTATAAAGGTTACTTAATCTCAGTCCTCTTCTCTATATACACCACCCCTATTGGACGAACCCCTATTGGACGATCAATCCACggatttggtttccagtatcatctctcTTTTTTTGAATCTGATAACTTTTTATTAATATTTTcccaaaaaaaatccagaaatcaaAATTCAGAACAAAACTCcctcccctctcctccccccctCTACAACATTCAATTATAGTTGCTGGAAAAAAATGGGATAAACGTTGATTTATTCTGCTCTGCTTAATAACTGAAGATTTGGGCGTGTTAAAATGAAATTTGGTTTTATTGAATGCGTTTCGAAGTACTGAGACTCTGCTTCATCAGGAAATGCCACAAATTATAGCTGCTGAGAAGACCTAAATATCCATTAGTTGTCTTTTTGGCTAAGTTCACACGGagattttttgttgcgtttttataatgctttttttaaatctaattttcagttgttttacagtaCCACCAAAGCCTATGCAcacgcattgtttttttttttttttttgtcatcaagattttgtgctttgcatgttttgggagtacatagagcatgtcacttctttcagcggtttttccattgacttgaatgggtggtgaaaaaaacgcaggtatcgtcttttgctgctttttttgtgccaaaacctgattctatgggataggactttttttttttttcaacactaatcagcatgcacaagagacaaatctagcatgcgaaaaatgcataaaaaaaacgctgccaaaccaccccccccccccccccccaaggaaaacCTGCTTCAAATCAGGTTTTGCTGTTGAAAAAAAGCCTattgtgaacttaccctaacaggTAACACTCACTCATGTTACCTCCAtctccttaatgacagccaatacgtcttttaactgaccttagatataagagaatggcctcatacaggtgacaatccagcagctgtccgctgtacattatagctgacaacttgctgcatcagcgatgatcagtgtttgcaccgtccatatctgtttaaccccttagatgctgctgtcaatagtgactacatcattatgaatggttaacagtgtgggggctaccTCTTTGTCCAAActtgtgccctcagatcatgattttgtggtcctgatgtttgccatggcaattcacgaccaaatcgcggccttagagtctgacggctgtagtaatctgttcagaagttagagacatttaggtggtaaaaatacacattttcatttctgtcataccactttgcattaattcctgtaaagcacctgaagggttaataaactacctgacagcagttttcaatttgtctaggggtgctgttttgaaaatggtatcatgtttgggggtttcccaatatataggacccctaaagtcacttcaaacatggataggtccctaaaaaaataaatgttgtaaatttccttgaaaaaatgaaaaattgctgctacattttgaaACCTCCCAAAATGCtaaagaaataaaaacattttacaaatggtgctgatgtaaagcaaacatgagggaaatgttatttattaatgttttcctgtggtatgaccatctggattaaagggataatcattcaaatttagaaaattgctaatttttttacatttttctcaaatttttgatattttttttttttgtttcaataatttttatttgaaAGATATCACAAAAATCTCCCAACATAGGAGTATCAAATGTACATAAATCATACAAATATCAACAGTATCGTGGTGTTGTAAGAAGGAGTTATTAATGTTGAGTAACTTAAGACAAGACGAGGACAAGACAGACACAAAGGGGGTTATGCTCAGAATCATGAACAATATATAACCTCTCTATAAAATTACGAAATATTTTTTCGCAACAACAATCATCAGACAGACTTCAACACCAGCTATATCAGGTGTTTTCATTCCTCCGCAGAGGCAGAAAGGAGTTAGTGCCTCACGGGGAAAGGGTGAGAGCCAACTTCACTCGATCATCCGGAAATAGTTCCAGCCATGGCGTCCAGATTTGAAAGAAGGAGTTCCAGCCATCAGTCCTCGTTGCCTGGATGCGTTCATATATCATGATAGTGTTCATTCTATCTTTGACCTGAGATACCGAGAGCGTAGGAGACCTCCATTTTGATGCTATATGTATTTTGGTCGCCATTCCCAACAGTACCACCAGTCTGTGTAGATTTTTGGACAAACCCTGCGGTTTTAGTCCTAGAAGGAAGGTCAATGGGTTCATTGATGTCTCTTTTCCATACATCCTGTCTACCAAAAGCTTTACCTCCTGCCAAAGGTCAGATACCACCGGGCAGGTCCACCAAATGTGTACCATATCTCCATGTGCGTCACAGCCCCTAAAACATTTGTCGGAGACTTGAGGATATATGGCATGCAGCCTCGTGGGAACTAGGTATGTTCTATGTAGAACTCTGAGGGAAGTCTcaaccagagacacctggtgggagCCTCTTGATAAGGCATTACAACAGCTCTGCCACTCCCCCAGCGAGATATCAAACCCCAGGTCCTCCTCCCACTGTTGCATAAATTTAAGCTTTTTCTCTTCCTGTATGTTAGCAAAGGAAGAGTATAAGTAAGAGATGGCCCCCCCACCCAATGGGTCAGTAGAACATTTTTGTTCAAATCCAGTGAGTCGGAAAGGTTTCCCACTCGATACATATTTTCTAGCAAAATCAAAGATTTGGTTAATACGGAATGCTTCTCTAACTGGCGGATCATATTTTTGAATGAACTCTTGTTTAGATAGGACTATGTTTAACGGGGAGCAGAGGTGTTTTATTGTGGTTATTCCTCTTAGATTCCACCAAGAGAAGGACTGGGGGTCAAGACCCGGGGGGAAGACCGGGTTGCAAAATAATGAATTTAGTGGCGTGTTCTTGGTTTGTAGCTCATTCTTAAATCTCTCCTTTCTCCAGAGGAGCAGAGACTGAGCCGCAAAAGGCGACAAATTAGTGATATATTTAGGGAGCTTAGCTTCAGTCCACAGTAGGCCCATCAGTGAGTAAGGTTTCAATAGAAATGACTCCAACTGGACCCATCTAGGTTTATCAACGGTTGTGCAAATTCTAGTTAGTTGGGCAATTTGGGCCGCTTTGAAATAATGTATGAAATTGGGTAAGGAGAATCCTCCTTTTTTCCGGTGAATTAACATGATCTGTTGTTTGATCCTAGGTTTTTTCCCTTGCCATATAAATTTAGAAACCATAGAATGTATATCGTGTAATACTCTCGATGGGACTGGAATGGGGAGGGAGCGGAACAGGTATAGGAACCTTGGGAGGGAGACCATTTTTATGGCATTTATTCTGCCTAACCATGAAAGTGTCAATGACGACCATTTAGTCAGGTCTCGTTGGAAATTCTTTATAAGGGGGGTATAGTTCCATTTATATAAGGTAGATttgttatttttgatatttttaataaataaacacaaaacttattgacctaaatttaccattatcataaagtataatgtgtcatgaaaaaataatctcaaaatcactgggatttgttgaagcgttgcagagttattaccagataaaataacactggtcagatttcaaaaatttggctctgtcactaaggggttaaaaacctccCCAGAATCTGACATTTGAggacctcactcctcctgtaactggtcAACTATGTTTTGCTTTGTGAGTTGTCTccttgcttaattgtaaagtgctgtggaatatgttggtgctatataaataaaattgtcATTTATGCATGTATATAGCTGTTAACAGGTTAGATGTGAGATGTATGTGCAGCGTAATAATCATGATGAGACATTTATTGCATAGTGGAAGTTCTTCATATTCCTGTGGGACTTTGTGTTGCCATTCTTTAATTTCAAGACCCCCTGCTTGCTGTCATTAAAAAGGAGAATCCTCGCAtgcatccctttttttttttttttttgctcatggaTGTCTCTTGAAATATTGTCTGTGTTACTTGGGATGTAaatatgaataattttttttttttttcccctttaagaAATGAAATGTCTTACTGCTCCTCAAGGGAGAGGTCAGATGCAGTGCATGCCCACCAAGAAGCTTTAGCAGAAAGAGGCGAGGAATATCTCACTGGCAGTTATGAGAAGTCTGCAGGAAACTTCAGTAGCTGCATCTCCCCACGAGGCCAGGACTGTTCATACCCGCATCTAGAAAGTGCCGCAGATTCTGCTGTCAGTCGGGCTCCGATGAGCTGCGCGCAGTGTAGATCGTCAGAGTTTATGAATGAGAAGAAGCCTCAGTTTAATGGCTGGGGGTACGTGCACCATCAGAAGTCCTCTGATACCTCAAGTAGTGCAGAAGAAGATAAGGAAGAGCAGAATGTGggttgtgaagcatggaggaaggaaGACCGAGGCAGCCAGGACTCTACTGGTGGTGCAGACTGGAGGAATGAGTCCACCACCAACTCCCCACAGGCACACTCTGAGCACCTGGGAAGGAGTCGTCGCACTGGTCCTATAAAGAAACCGGTGCTCAAAGCGCTTAAGGTGGAGGAGAAGGAGCTGGAGAAAAGCAAACTTGAATCCAAGGAGCCAGTAAAAACCATAAAGGAGAAGCTTCTGGCAAAGCCTGAGAGCACAGCAAAGCTGGAGCCTGCTCCTATAAGCTCCTCGTCAAGCTCTACAACTGAGGAGAAGCCACAACTTACTGTCAACGATTCGGAAAAAAATCCCCAAGAGAAGGTGGAGAAAGCATGGGGCATGAAGTCATCTACTCGTGAATCAAACACAGCTTCCCAAACCAAAAGGAGCAACTGGATATTTATTGATGAAGAGCAGGCTTTTGGGGGTAGAACCCATGGCCGTGGAAGAGGCAGAGGGTTCAGAGACTTTACGTTCCGAGGCCGAGGTTCGACCGGCCCTTATAATGGTCAGAGGGTTAACAGAGGCAGAGGGCTCCGAGAATTTAACCCCACTGAGGATTtccgaaatagggtcccccgaaggCGCGGTGTTAGTGAAACGCACAGTGAAGGGTCCGAATATGAGGAGCTCCCCAAACGCAGACGTCAGCGGGGGTCAGAAAACGAAAGCATTGTGGAAAGAGAAGCCGATGACACGAGGAAAGGAGACTTCCAAGATTCCTGGCGCTCCAATAGAAATTACTCTGACGAGTCGAATAGTATAGACTCTAAATCCAGGGCCCCGAGGGCTTTTGGGAGGTCTCTTCCTCCCAGACTTAGCAACAGTTATAGCAGGCGGCCCTTCATATCCAAGGAGTCTTCACACTGGAGTGCCAAGTCTGGGGGGTCGAACTGGCAAGAGTATAGCATACCCTCAGACTCCTATGTCATGCGGCATAATGCCGACAGAGAGCATGGAAATGACTACAGCTACTCCGACTCCTTCCATCACAGGAGAGGATTCGATGAAACCCAAGGAGATGATCGACGGACATTTTTCCAAGACGAATATTCAGATCGGGAGAGTCTGGATAAAAGATCATTTGTGAGGAGACGACCTCCTCGTCAAGATAAACCCCCAAGATTTCGACGCCTCAGGCAGGAGAGGGAATCTGCCGGGCACTGGAGCAGTGAGGAGATTGGGAGCATTATGAACAGCCATGAGCACTGGCAGACCCGTCCAAGGATGCCGCTTACCGAAAGATCGGGGCCACCTGCCAGGCGTTCTCCTGACCACTGTTACCACAACTCAGAACATGTGAACGAGGATTGGGAAACTGCATCAGAGAGCAGTGACTTCAGCGAGAAGAGGCCTGGAGAGGTGGATGGGGATGGAAATCTTTCCGGAAACTGCTTTTCCGAGAAAAGAGAACTGTCCAAAAGGAGCTTCTCCAGCCAAAGACCCCTAGTGGACCGACGCAAGGCAGAATCTTCTGGGTATGATGAGAAGCCATCAAGGGTCGGAGGGAGCTCTCGGGACTATCAGCAAAACCCATCTTCTGGGAAGACCAGGTAAACTGGGTCTACAAAGCCAGATGGTGTTAGTGGGGGTTAGGTGAAGTTGGGTTTCGTACAGTTGACATTTCTCAACTCCCCAGACAGATTATTAAAGGGGTATTAAACATTTATCGCATGGCCACAGGACACAAATATCGGATGGATGATGGCGCTTAGCTCTGCTTCcttcttacatttttttttccccccttctatCCTTAAAGTCGCTGCTCTGAAGACTCTTACACACAAGATGGCAGCCACCACCGCTATGGGTTAGAAAGGTCTTCTCAGTGCGATATCGCAGAATGCAAGAAGTCAGAGCGAGATTCCAGGCCGGCAGGGCTAAAAGTGGGCGAGAAATCGGAAACTATGACTGCCTTTGAACTGAAATATGGAGGTAGATATGATCTTTGTTCTGTGTGACTTGCAGACAATATGAGATTTGTCATTAATGTTGCTGCTGCCTCCAGACTCCGTTATTGAGGATGATGTTGATCTGGGTGGAGAGCCTTATTCAGACATGACCAATAAACCACGACGAGCTCTGGATAAAGATCGTAGGAAAAAAGATCAGATGGTGCAGGTGAGAGATTTGTGTCTCTAGTGTATTCCATAGGACTTTACAGGATATCTCAATCTGTCTGCTCTGCTGTAtaggtgcccaccaaaagcagcaGCATACAATCAAGGATCCCTCCTCGCTTTGCCAAAAAGCAGAACAGCATGTGCATGGATCAAACCGATGTTCCTGGGAAAGAGATCTGGGAAAGCGGCAGTCAAAGTTAGTAATGGTCCTTAACTCATATAATCTGTAGATCTGGAGCATGTCGTGGGGACTCTTGCTGACAGTACCCatgaattaaagggaacttgtgaaGTAGACTGCATAGTTTGCCATTGAGGTGAATGCAACAAATGCTGCAAAACCCATGCATCAAAATGTAATTCCTGATCTTAAGTGCCATGACAATAATTTGTTCTCCTTTCTAGACATCTCCGTCCAGTCGGGAAGTGATTCCTGGGGTAAGCCTGGCAGCAGTTTCAGTACAGAGTCTGCGCCCTCTGAGGTGAGATTTCTGGCTTCTGGACATGCATTCATCCCTGTAATTACTTGCTTTGGTCTCTATGATGTTCCAATAGATCCTGCCGACCCTTCACCATGTACTCAATAGAAGGGAAGTGAGGAGACGTATGTACTGAGAGACTGCTCCTCCTCATTGGCCTTGGGATTGCAGCACACAGGGATGGTCATTCACCCCCTCCCCTAGTCTCCTACAACAATCCTAGACTTACAGGACCCAGCAATCGTCCTGCAGACTTCATGTAGTCTATCTTGTGACGTTATTCGTAGGGATTCAAAGGCAGCCAGGGTGACAGCGGCATTGACctcagtgccgaatctcgagaatcgTCCGCCACTTCCTCACAGCGTAGCTCTCCATATGGGACAATGAAACCAGAGGAGCTGAATGGTGCCGTCATGGTTGAGACGAAATCAGAGTGTCCTAAAGAGCTGGGTCAAAAATCGTCAGAAAAGAAGGTGTGTTCCATCTTAGTACGATGAACTAGACTTCTAAATGTGCTGTGCCGGTAGAGAACTTTTTAGTGGGTCCATCAGTAGGATGCTGCACCGCCATTGTCCTGCCGCTACCGGTTTAGTGAACAAGAATCTGTCAGTTTTCGTAATTCTCCCATGTTCTGGATGTGGGTTCTCTTCTCCTCGGTCTACACTATTTGCTTACCTCGTGCCTTTTCTCTTGCAGGAGCCAGATTCCAGTTCTGGAATGAACAAGGAACACAAGCCAGGTCCCATTGGCAACGAGCGCTCTCTAAAGAACAGGAAAGGTTCAGAAGGAGCGGAGCGATTAGAGGGCAGCCTGCCGCCTGTAAATACTGTCGAGATCCACGTGGATTCTGTTCTTCCCGTGCCTCCTATTGAATTTGGAGTAAGCGCAAAAGTGAGGATTGTCTTGCTATCCTTTCCTAGCAAACTTGCCCCTCCTGCTGCTGCCGCCGCTTCCATCCTGAATGACTTCTAGttgtatttttctcttttatcaatttgtaaaaataaacattcatttttttatttgtgttttttttttttttttttttttcccctgcacaGGATGCAGATTACTCATTACCCCCTGGAACTTCTCCTGGACCTTCTGCTAGTTCTGTTGCCAAACTTCAGGATGCTCTAGTGAACAAGGTGAATATATCATTCATCTTGCCTTTACACTTGAGACATTGAGGTCAGGAACCCCCTGtcgtgataataatggggtctttaTGTTGGATCCATTGCTTTGCAATACTTGCTGCAGCCCCTGGGTGACGACTCCAGATCTCTCCATGTACAGGCGGAGGGGAGTGTAGACAGCGGAGCTGATGCTGAGTATTGTACTGCATTTATTACATCTGTAATGATAAATACTCCAGTGATGGGAATACTTTAAATCAGGggtcctcaactccagtcctcaattcccaccaacaggtcatgttttcaggatttcctttgcattgcacaggtgatgcaattattacctgggcaagactaaggaaatcctgaaaacatgacatgttggtgggccttgaggactggagttggggacccctgctttaaatgATATTGAACTTACTGTTTTCTTCTTATTGCAGGCTGGTCTATCACAGTCTATACCCATGCTGAGAAGAGACCATCACCTCCAGCAAGGGATGGGACTAAACCCCATGTCATACCCCACTGCCGACCTCACACTGAAGGTAAAGATAAAAGGCCCCTCCGTGTGACTAAATTCCCACCACCCCTGTCTGCGCACAACTCTCTGGTGGGAGCAGACCGATTCACCTGCAGGATCATAAAGCCTATAGATTTCATTCCATCTCTTTCTGATGGCTCCCTATAAGTGACTTTGGGGGTTCCCGTATTGGGATTAATTTATTTCCTCTGTAACCTGCAGATGGAGTCTGCCCGCAAGGCCTGGGAGAACTCGCCCAGTTTGCCGGAGCAGAGCTCCCCTGCCGGCCCCAGCTCAGGGATACAGCCGACCTCCAGTGTGGGAACTTCTACAGGTGTCAATTACAGCTCCTTTGGGGGGGTGTCGATGCCTCCCATGCCTGTTGCCTCTGTGGCCCCATCAGCTTCTTTGCCaggtatcctttttttttttttttttttctccttttgctTGAAGTGCTTATTTTCAGTCCATatctagagctgcattcataattctgcgcGCTATGAAGCAGATTGGCTGGTTCAGAATTTTACACTCTGCTGTAGGCTGATGGGTCATTACACAGTCTCAGGGGGGACCActtttgaatgcagctctgggtgtgagtgGAGATAGCGGGATGTTACCCTGCATCAGGCTTTATATTGTGCTGATGATGATATTCGGTTTCTGTGATGCTCCAATAGATCCTTCTGACCCTTCTCCTCGTACTCAGAAGGGACCTGAGGAGATTTGTTTACTGAGAGACTGTAATGggaattatattattttattttttgggggtattTTACGACTATCAGGTCAGGGaggtgaaaacaaaaaaatctccTAGCCTGGTGGCACATCCTCTGTAGTTGGCAtccactgatcggctgcagcgttCTCATTTTTTGTGTGGTATGCTAACGCTGGTGCACTTTTCACTTTCCCACTGGTTGTTGATCCCTGCAGACCAGTAGGGAATGTGGCACCGGACCAGGATGTGAATATTATATTCACTTCCCTGGATCCACCAAAAAGAGGCTGTCCAGTAATGGACAGCTCTTTTTGATCTTCTGATCACAGGATTATTGCTCTCAGGatttcttctcttctgtctttctgcatttttttttttttttttttttttttaggtaaccacatTCCCCCTCTCTACCTGGAAAGTCACATGTTTGCAGGGCAGCCGCGCCTCGTCCAGCAGACAATACCTCAGCAGCAAGGATACCAACAGGTCTGTACTGTCCATTGCTTCTTCCACTTGGAGATGCTCAGCCTCCATGATGTTTCAATAGATCCTGCTGATTCTTTACTGCGTACTCAAAAGAGAACTGAGGACATTTTGTGTCTGAGAGGCTGATGCATAATGCGCAATGATGGGATCCATAAACTTCCTGTAGTAAACTGGGCTGACATCCATCAGAGCTCAGGATGGGGTCCTTCATGGTATTGGATAACGTAGATGCAAGTCCTGCAGCTAGAGGGATTATTTAACACCTTGTGATCTATCCATCATGAGGCAGGTGGGGTGTGTGGCACTGTCCTGCCAGGAATCCTTATTGCTACAATGTCGGGGTGCATTTACTCCTTTGTGGTGTATACAGGATTTTGCATTTGCTTTTTCTGTGCTTTCTGACAGGCCGCAGCCGCCCAGCAGATTCCCATGTCTATCCACACATCACTGCAAGCGCAGGCTCAGTTGAGCATGAGAGGAGGACTTCCTGTGTCCCAGTCACAAGACATGTACAGCTCCATGCAGCCCTTTAGGTAATGCCTGCAGCCGGCCTGTGTATGGCCCGGTCCTGTCACCTCTGTCTAATATTCTGCATGTCCCACACTGTGCGTATCGTGTCTCCAGGTCCCAGGTGTACATGCACCCCAGCTTGTCCCAGCCCAGTGCCATGGTTCTGACCAGTGGCACCGGACTGAAGCCCCAGTACTCCCCGTTTCCCGGAATGCAGCCTCTGGAGATGGTGAAGACGCAGCCGGCGTCCCCTTATCAGCCTCTCGGCGGAAGTCAGCAACTTGTGTATGAGAGTCAGCTGAACCAGGCAGCTAGCATGGGGGCCTCGCAGATAATGGACTCCCCTCTCACACAGGTGAGCGCGGAGGAGTCTCCTCATTTCAGCTATGTTGGCACATGTCACACTAAACCCCTCTCTTGTAGCTAACTATGCCCATGGCTGGCTCTCAGCTGGGGATGCCTCGGTATAACTCCGGACCACAGCCAATGCTTCTACCGCAGTCCATTCAGATCCCACAGGGGCAGAACATGCCGGTGGGCGCTCCACGGAGGATGCAACCCTCAGTCCTGACCGCAAGTCGAGAAGTGAGTGAGCGCTTTTATGGTGCTTATAAATGAGGTGGGGAGGGAATCGTTATAAAAaccacacaaaatatatatatatgtatgtattctcATAAGTTCATGCTACAGTGATATTTCCTCATGAGTTGAGCATTTAAATGGAAGCCGCAATGGTGATTTCCTCATCATCAAGCCAACAACAGTGGTGGTATACACCCCAAGAAATGTCAATGTCTCAGTAACTTGTCGTGTGGCCTTGAGCATCCATTATATCTTGACAACGACGTCTCCTGCTCCTCACAAGTGCACGAGTTATTGTCTGAGGCATCCCAGTCTTCTTGAAAGTCGGCCCTCGGGTCATTGAGGTTGTGGGGTACAGAGTCATGAGCCTCTACATGGCGACTCAGCTgatcccataggttttctatggatTCAGATCTGGAGAAAGTGCAGGCTGCTGTATTTGAGGTCCTCC is a window encoding:
- the PRRC2B gene encoding protein PRRC2B isoform X12 is translated as MSDRLGQISKGKDGKSKYSSLNLFDKYKGKSIEAVRSTVIPRHGLQSLGKVAAARRMPPPANLPSLKSENKGNDPNIIIVPKDGTGWANKQEHPDQKSSSVTVPQPQESLPQQGLPKSVSNLQKPITVNSPENINLVPGGPKSWAQLNGKPAGHEGGSRGSNRLLSFSPEEFPTLKAAGEQDKVGKEKSGLDPSYGPGPSLRPQNVTSWREGGGRSITGVISPTVSPAEPGSKSTAPADGAPSTVQATSDPKELSLRPAQPTRKGASPFMGNSYHPPTYHDMLPAFMCSQHPQEPTGTLDRASFPILSSQSRLEPRVPFRQYQMNNQDGKEIRPSGGGLRPVRSQRSQPERAPRATIINAEDLKELDDLDNDAEDGWAGLHDEVDYSEKLKFSEDEDEDEAPKDSRSKWNGWDCRRQRQVSFTSTDSTEMMKHPVEDGKVWTDQVVHPRPTRRGQEPVQAAPRKANSWATVAEHPMSTSAAVLRQASVEEKDEKASSRQKFVTSEISEAVERARKRREEEERRTREERLAACAAKLKQLDQKTKQATKSGSETPKRMENKENEDPRSPVSDRSSAQENVQSFRREFSQESPSEYLDEEPTVAPRGESSSEDDCRESMSPVQDFSKHQKLIPPRFQRQQQEQLYKMQQWQQQQQAYMASTHTNHTRPFYSHHPQMLGFDPRWMMMPSYMDPRMTQGRTAVDFYPSSIHPPGVMKHMIQQESVGGSCQPDDCQPSDCRPPSAEPMSAWSQDSYVHLQSKAYCLPPQKPVESAADAGYSRNEMSYCSSRERSDAVHAHQEALAERGEEYLTGSYEKSAGNFSSCISPRGQDCSYPHLESAADSAVSRAPMSCAQCRSSEFMNEKKPQFNGWGYVHHQKSSDTSSSAEEDKEEQNVGCEAWRKEDRGSQDSTGGADWRNESTTNSPQAHSEHLGRSRRTGPIKKPVLKALKVEEKELEKSKLESKEPVKTIKEKLLAKPESTAKLEPAPISSSSSSTTEEKPQLTVNDSEKNPQEKVEKAWGMKSSTRESNTASQTKRSNWIFIDEEQAFGGRTHGRGRGRGFRDFTFRGRGSTGPYNGQRVNRGRGLREFNPTEDFRNRVPRRRGVSETHSEGSEYEELPKRRRQRGSENESIVEREADDTRKGDFQDSWRSNRNYSDESNSIDSKSRAPRAFGRSLPPRLSNSYSRRPFISKESSHWSAKSGGSNWQEYSIPSDSYVMRHNADREHGNDYSYSDSFHHRRGFDETQGDDRRTFFQDEYSDRESLDKRSFVRRRPPRQDKPPRFRRLRQERESAGHWSSEEIGSIMNSHEHWQTRPRMPLTERSGPPARRSPDHCYHNSEHVNEDWETASESSDFSEKRPGEVDGDGNLSGNCFSEKRELSKRSFSSQRPLVDRRKAESSGYDEKPSRVGGSSRDYQQNPSSGKTSRCSEDSYTQDGSHHRYGLERSSQCDIAECKKSERDSRPAGLKVGEKSETMTAFELKYGDSVIEDDVDLGGEPYSDMTNKPRRALDKDRRKKDQMVQVPTKSSSIQSRIPPRFAKKQNSMCMDQTDVPGKEIWESGSQNISVQSGSDSWGKPGSSFSTESAPSEGFKGSQGDSGIDLSAESRESSATSSQRSSPYGTMKPEELNGAVMVETKSECPKELGQKSSEKKEPDSSSGMNKEHKPGPIGNERSLKNRKGSEGAERLEGSLPPVNTVEIHVDSVLPVPPIEFGVSAKDADYSLPPGTSPGPSASSVAKLQDALVNKAGLSQSIPMLRRDHHLQQGMGLNPMSYPTADLTLKMESARKAWENSPSLPEQSSPAGPSSGIQPTSSVGTSTGVNYSSFGGVSMPPMPVASVAPSASLPGNHIPPLYLESHMFAGQPRLVQQTIPQQQGYQQAAAAQQIPMSIHTSLQAQAQLSMRGGLPVSQSQDMYSSMQPFRSQVYMHPSLSQPSAMVLTSGTGLKPQYSPFPGMQPLEMVKTQPASPYQPLGGSQQLVYESQLNQAASMGASQIMDSPLTQLTMPMAGSQLGMPRYNSGPQPMLLPQSIQIPQGQNMPVGAPRRMQPSVLTASRESSQMEMKGFHFAEGKQSMQTAASVQAQHSYRR